ATAGGTAGTGACTTAATTTTGTAATTTTCCCGATTACTTGAGTACTGATCAAAAAAATATGGGTACCAAAAATCAACTAAAGGCTGTATTTCCCATTTATGACTGTTTTCTATAATTTGCAGTGCACCTGAAGTTTCACTTACATTATTCAAAGCTAACCAAACAGAAAAGTGGTAAGGATCATTGAAACTATAGGAGATGTCTTGATGGAAGGGAACTGCATCTATTAAATCAGCAGTTTTACATATAACATTTGATTTTTTCTGCAGTATCTGAAACTGAAGTGACTTTTCAAGGTAATTTTTAATAATTTTATCTAATGCTTGAGAGATAATTCTAGTTACTCGAGATGACGTGCCCCATCTGCCGGTACAGTTTAAGTAGTCAGAAGTTGAAACACTTAGTTCTTGGGATAGCTTTGATATCTTATTTGTTATATCACTTAAAGACTGAGTTATTAGCTCTAAAGGAACCAGATTTTTGATAATAAAAAAACCATTTTTTTGTAATGTTTCCATGTGATTAACACCTGACATCAATAACTGATAAGTAATCTGTTAAAGGTAAAACAGCAAAAATTTTGAATCCTTTTACTTGTTTGAGTATTTTTTCCCAATCGTTTAATGTTCTTAGTTTACCTCCTGTTTCAACCATGACATTAATATCTACAGAGCCTCCAGTTGGAGAGCGGTAATCTAAAATAGTTTCTATCAATAAAATACGAGATATTCCTTTGACCAATTTTAAATAAGACAATACTTTATCATCATCATAGTGCTGTAGAAAGCGGCAAAAGACACCTAATTCATAATTTGTAACTGATAGTTCTTCCTGAGTTATAAGTTTGACTTTTAAATTTTCTACTAACTGTCTTGGTACTTTATGTTCGTTATATAGGCCTATAGAACCTTTATTGTGTATATCAGAATAAGCAAGAAATAAAGAGTGTACACCAAATAGCAATATATTCTTAGCACCATCTATATTAATCCTAGAATTAAACTCTTTAGTATCAAATCTAGAATATCCTAGCAATGCTTGGTAAAACGCTATTTTCTTATCTTCTGATGCTTCTCTTTCCTTAAAAGATTCAAATGAAGAGATTGACTCCTGTTTTAGTATATCAGCAATCTTTAACCAATTCTTTTCAGCGGCAACTCTTGCCCACATTGTTGCTGCTTTTGGCAAAAATGGTATTTCCTTAAAACACTTACCTTTTGATGATAGTTTCCAT
This sequence is a window from Wolbachia endosymbiont (group B) of Protocalliphora azurea. Protein-coding genes within it:
- a CDS encoding phytanoyl-CoA dioxygenase family protein translates to METLQKNGFFIIKNLVPLELITQSLSDITNKISKLSQELSVSTSDYLNCTGRWGTSSRVTRIISQALDKIIKNYLEKSLQFQILQKKSNVICKTADLIDAVPFHQDISYSFNDPYHFSVWLALNNVSETSGALQIIENSHKWEIQPLVDFWYPYFFDQYSSNRENYKIKSLPISAGDAIVFDSRLWHGSDKNTDAKDRFAYVTRWIIKDQDLPYVPKPQPSVFGILNCGELTESILRECLSLFYYQESIKVKNMEELIKSWLAFITDTTTNISEIDTTEAKRDLYKLLILNRASALHDAGDISGKIYKNLWFSLLVFLNKKVNVVELAL